A genomic segment from Patescibacteria group bacterium encodes:
- a CDS encoding helix-turn-helix domain-containing protein, with protein sequence MTSRKAKPLGEILRQARTDKGLSLAEVEQATRIRGKYLTALEQGDYQTLPHLAYTKGFIQSYAELLEIDSQPLVERYQEELGQHQPQLGHPMGSISLGSTISPRKITLAVITLVVLMVVGYFFWQFSALTAPPKLQLSSPVKDEVLYGSLLTVKGQVDGGANVFINDTPILSDAQGNFESPIALQEGVNVIRVTAKNQLGKTSTITRNILARVPAADASTNLPAGTFDGVAVSIKIKDATTSVTVRSDGKQVFQGTMLPGTVQNFRATNKIIVSTSNAGATQLSVSNTLSAAVNLGAIGQLGQSRNNLEFARDTEFR encoded by the coding sequence ATGACGAGTCGGAAGGCTAAGCCGCTCGGCGAGATCCTGCGCCAGGCCCGAACCGATAAAGGCCTATCGCTAGCCGAGGTTGAGCAAGCCACTCGTATTCGTGGCAAATACCTGACCGCGCTAGAACAAGGTGATTACCAAACCCTGCCGCATCTGGCCTACACCAAAGGCTTTATTCAGAGCTATGCCGAGCTACTCGAAATTGACAGCCAGCCGCTGGTTGAACGATACCAAGAGGAACTAGGCCAGCACCAACCCCAGTTGGGGCATCCAATGGGTAGCATTAGTTTGGGTTCAACCATTTCGCCCCGCAAAATCACCTTGGCCGTTATTACCCTGGTAGTCCTAATGGTGGTTGGCTACTTTTTTTGGCAGTTCAGTGCTTTAACCGCGCCACCAAAGCTACAGCTGTCCTCGCCGGTTAAGGATGAGGTTTTATATGGCAGCTTGCTAACAGTTAAGGGCCAGGTTGATGGCGGGGCCAATGTTTTTATTAATGACACGCCAATTTTAAGTGACGCTCAAGGTAACTTTGAGAGCCCGATTGCGCTGCAAGAGGGGGTTAATGTTATTCGTGTTACCGCCAAAAACCAGCTTGGTAAGACCAGCACGATTACTCGTAACATTTTGGCACGCGTGCCGGCCGCAGACGCCTCCACTAATTTACCGGCCGGTACTTTTGACGGGGTGGCGGTTAGTATCAAGATTAAGGATGCTACCACCTCGGTGACCGTCAGGTCCGATGGTAAGCAGGTTTTTCAGGGCACCATGTTGCCGGGTACGGTTCAAAACTTTCGTGCCACCAATAAAATTATTGTTTCAACCAGCAATGCCGGCGCCACTCAGTTAAGCGTCAGTAATACTTTAAGTGCCGCGGTAAACCTGGGGGCAATTGGGCAGCTCGGGCAGTCACGCAACAATTTGGAGTTTGCTCGCGATACCGAGTTTCGCTAA